Proteins encoded within one genomic window of Mycoplasma phocoenae:
- a CDS encoding ABC transporter ATP-binding protein yields the protein MKKTTKKQHPIIELVDVVKEYDTKTVLNNVNLNIERGEFITLLGPSGSGKTTILRIIGGFEWTTRGEVKFDGKDIKDLSPHKRDVSTIFQDYALFPHLNVENNIKYGLRLQRMPKDNVSKILKTRLLKKQETWKKHAKEKMAFLDKTIEEYEHTLDNKKIKLSSRKRKRLRSWIDDSDFQYSYWENYVDLKTEAFEKRYLTRKISNKEMDEKVAEIIKLVGLEGNEQKPISSLSGGMKQRVALARSLVISPKILLLDEPLSALDAKIREKMQGLLRSIQKKLKLTFIFVTHDRDEALELSDRIAVIRDGQVEQYTDPVQLYDFPKNKWVANFIGDGNFFDATFVQKNKVSFLNKNFKTIHTEFKAGEKLDALIRPEDIVISKNKTNAKLEGVVKKSVYKGSYHFIDVEVNGKIVYVETINKFEIGQNVYLTWDTDAIHLMKKDKKEWKNEQV from the coding sequence ATGTTAATTTAAACATTGAGCGCGGTGAATTTATTACTCTATTAGGACCTTCTGGGTCTGGAAAAACTACAATTCTAAGAATCATTGGTGGTTTTGAATGAACAACTCGTGGTGAAGTTAAATTCGACGGTAAGGATATCAAGGATTTATCTCCACACAAACGTGACGTGTCAACCATTTTTCAAGATTACGCACTATTCCCTCATTTAAATGTAGAAAATAACATTAAATATGGATTGCGTTTACAACGTATGCCTAAAGATAATGTTTCAAAAATTTTAAAAACAAGATTATTAAAAAAACAAGAAACATGAAAAAAACACGCTAAAGAAAAAATGGCATTTTTAGACAAAACTATTGAAGAATATGAACACACATTGGATAATAAAAAAATTAAATTATCATCACGCAAAAGAAAAAGATTACGATCATGAATCGACGACAGTGATTTTCAATATTCATACTGAGAAAACTATGTTGATTTAAAAACTGAAGCATTCGAAAAAAGATATTTAACAAGAAAAATTTCTAACAAAGAAATGGATGAAAAAGTTGCTGAAATCATTAAACTGGTAGGACTGGAAGGTAATGAACAAAAACCAATATCGTCACTGAGTGGGGGTATGAAACAACGTGTTGCACTTGCTCGTTCTTTAGTTATAAGTCCTAAAATACTTTTATTGGATGAACCCCTAAGTGCATTGGATGCTAAAATACGTGAAAAAATGCAAGGTTTATTAAGAAGTATCCAAAAAAAATTAAAACTAACATTCATATTTGTTACTCACGACCGTGATGAGGCGCTAGAATTAAGTGATAGAATCGCTGTAATTCGTGATGGACAAGTGGAACAATATACAGATCCAGTTCAACTGTATGATTTCCCAAAAAACAAATGAGTAGCTAATTTTATTGGAGATGGTAATTTCTTCGATGCTACATTTGTTCAAAAGAATAAAGTGTCGTTTTTAAATAAAAATTTTAAAACTATTCACACTGAATTTAAAGCAGGAGAAAAATTAGATGCTTTAATCAGACCAGAAGATATTGTTATATCTAAAAACAAAACTAATGCCAAATTAGAAGGTGTTGTTAAAAAATCAGTATACAAAGGAAGTTACCATTTTATTGATGTTGAAGTAAACGGTAAAATTGTTTACGTTGAAACAATCAATAAATTTGAAATTGGTCAAAATGTGTACTTAACTTGAGACACTGATGCCATACATTTAATGAAGAAAGATAAAAAGGAATGAAAAAACGAGCAAGTTTAA
- a CDS encoding ABC transporter permease yields the protein MKKRASLIFIKSIIAKCGLNGRKSLLTPYLFFALFFIILPLVLVIIKAFTPINGELSNWNIAYSPTTWQIMWRSVWTGFAGGIICILIGFPYTYLLTNAKTQTQKNIGLSLILSPLMVFTISKALAIRGLFSALFDEKYLNNELFMILGVVYLYLPFVIMPLYLVLKDMPKNIVEASQDLGHSKLNTVFKVVVPYSLKAIISGFSAVFLITATSIVISDKMLPNGSQVQLAGNLINNFGNSSNPFDLAKASTLVLITMILLMFIYGLFHIGPYLLNKYYYKGGRDE from the coding sequence ATGAAAAAACGAGCAAGTTTAATTTTTATAAAATCAATAATTGCTAAGTGCGGATTAAATGGTCGAAAGTCATTGTTGACACCATATTTATTTTTCGCATTATTTTTTATAATACTTCCCTTAGTTTTAGTAATTATAAAAGCATTCACACCAATTAATGGTGAATTATCAAATTGAAACATTGCTTACTCGCCAACCACTTGACAAATAATGTGACGTTCAGTATGAACGGGATTTGCAGGAGGAATTATTTGTATATTAATTGGGTTCCCTTACACGTATTTACTAACAAATGCAAAAACCCAAACACAAAAAAACATTGGATTGAGTTTAATATTATCGCCTTTAATGGTATTCACTATTTCTAAAGCTTTAGCTATTAGGGGTTTATTCAGTGCTTTGTTTGATGAGAAATATTTGAATAATGAATTATTTATGATTTTGGGTGTTGTGTATTTATATCTTCCATTTGTAATTATGCCCTTATACCTTGTTTTAAAAGATATGCCTAAAAACATTGTGGAAGCTAGTCAAGACTTAGGACACTCAAAACTTAACACAGTATTTAAAGTGGTTGTACCTTATTCATTAAAAGCTATTATTAGTGGGTTTTCTGCGGTATTTTTAATTACTGCTACTTCTATTGTAATAAGTGATAAAATGCTGCCCAATGGAAGTCAAGTACAATTAGCTGGTAATTTAATCAACAATTTTGGTAACTCTTCAAACCCATTTGATTTAGCTAAAGCTTCTACTCTTGTTTTAATTACAATGATATTATTAATGTTCATTTACGGTTTATTTCATATTGGTCCCTATTTATTAAATAAATATTATTACAAAGGCGGTAGGGATGAATAA
- a CDS encoding ABC transporter permease — MNKFKKIIKLSYIPIILLLFYAPLVFGTFYSFNKPSEKGIFSVTTFNDWTTEGYSELFSAKHSNAFVNSLLIGLCTSLIVIVLSLLTVFALWRQKNKRARKFVQGTSNIPLINSEVVTGLTLAIVLTTFFGILKATNEGFGRVIVSHAVVILPYAIMIMLPKSDKFNKNIMEASQDLGYSKIKTWFKTYLVYMRGSICFVFVIAMILSFDDFIITRIVSNTETLGTQLYEGNFQAWSLALGSICLLIVVVFNLIYFVTRKDTISWFKKKLRIKK; from the coding sequence ATGAATAAATTTAAGAAAATCATCAAACTTTCATATATACCGATAATTTTATTATTATTTTATGCACCACTTGTTTTTGGAACATTTTATTCATTTAACAAACCCAGTGAAAAAGGAATTTTTAGTGTAACAACATTCAATGACTGAACTACTGAAGGATATAGTGAATTGTTCTCAGCCAAACACTCAAACGCATTTGTTAATTCATTATTAATAGGTTTGTGCACTAGTTTAATTGTTATTGTATTATCCTTACTGACTGTTTTTGCTTTATGAAGACAAAAAAATAAACGAGCCAGAAAATTTGTTCAAGGAACGTCTAATATCCCTTTAATAAATTCTGAAGTAGTAACTGGTTTAACATTAGCTATAGTATTGACAACATTTTTTGGAATATTAAAGGCAACCAATGAAGGTTTTGGTAGAGTTATTGTATCTCATGCTGTCGTTATATTGCCTTATGCAATCATGATTATGTTACCTAAGTCAGATAAATTCAATAAAAATATAATGGAAGCTAGCCAAGATCTAGGTTACTCAAAAATAAAAACATGATTCAAAACTTATTTGGTATACATGCGCGGTTCAATATGTTTTGTATTCGTTATTGCAATGATTTTATCTTTTGATGACTTCATTATTACTCGGATTGTTTCCAATACTGAAACTTTAGGGACTCAATTATACGAAGGTAATTTCCAAGCTTGAAGCCTTGCTCTTGGTTCTATATGTTTATTGATTGTTGTTGTATTTAATTTAATTTATTTCGTGACACGAAAAGATACAATCAGCTGATTTAAAAAGAAATTAAGAATAAAAAAATAA
- a CDS encoding Smr/MutS family protein produces the protein MKKIDLHGLDIQEVTSKVLNAIYSLNNSNDDSVELITGKGTGALKLRVEELLDEEGVDWDYYNADGTSFIVYKTYDDEY, from the coding sequence ATGAAAAAAATAGATCTACATGGTTTAGATATACAAGAAGTAACATCAAAAGTATTAAACGCAATATATTCTTTAAATAATTCGAACGACGACAGTGTTGAGTTGATAACTGGTAAAGGAACTGGCGCTTTAAAATTAAGAGTCGAAGAATTACTAGATGAAGAAGGTGTTGACTGAGATTATTACAACGCTGATGGAACAAGCTTTATTGTATATAAAACATACGATGATGAATATTAA
- a CDS encoding cysteine hydrolase family protein has translation MDNKITIVIDMQNGFAKEGNMYSSQVAQIIPTVKEILENSKHKLFVLDSHHTGDLEMNLYPEHCIAGTWEADVVDELAEYLNQENTYSVTKNITNAFFDIPGDLWEKYEIFEFVGCCTDICVLQLLLTVKSYFNKREVTKPLIVYSNATATYDDENHNAEEFKKYALAIMEQSGIEVKEWKK, from the coding sequence ATGGACAATAAAATAACAATAGTTATTGATATGCAAAATGGTTTTGCTAAAGAAGGAAACATGTATAGCTCTCAAGTAGCGCAAATTATTCCTACAGTAAAAGAAATATTAGAAAATTCCAAACATAAATTATTTGTGCTAGATTCACATCATACTGGAGATTTAGAAATGAATTTATACCCAGAACACTGCATAGCGGGCACATGAGAAGCCGATGTTGTGGATGAATTAGCAGAATATTTAAATCAGGAAAATACTTACAGCGTGACCAAGAATATTACTAATGCATTTTTTGATATTCCAGGTGATTTGTGAGAAAAATATGAAATTTTTGAATTTGTTGGTTGTTGTACTGATATTTGTGTATTACAATTATTATTGACAGTAAAATCTTATTTTAATAAAAGAGAAGTAACAAAACCATTAATAGTTTATTCAAATGCAACAGCAACATATGATGACGAAAATCATAATGCTGAAGAATTTAAAAAATATGCATTAGCTATTATGGAACAAAGCGGTATAGAGGTTAAAGAATGAAAAAAATAG
- the mutM gene encoding DNA-formamidopyrimidine glycosylase has protein sequence MPELPEVKVVIKALKQKILNKSIKNIEIYKEKLLKELNVHQFKKELIGKQIMNITNVGKFIVFELTNELIMISHLRMEGKYKFYLQKTEPEKHSHIVFQFTDNCELHYNDSRMFGTFHLRTKQDYLLTKPLNKIAPVPDLVDVQFLFNKIKKSSVAIKTTILKQELIAGIGNIYADECLFASRIHPLTSCKNITIEQLKSILYNASEIMNKSEILGGSSINSYESLNKKTGEFQNFLQVHTRVNKPCYECQTNIKKIKVNGRGTYYCPRCQGESNGQ, from the coding sequence ATGCCTGAATTACCAGAAGTAAAAGTTGTTATTAAAGCACTTAAACAAAAAATATTAAATAAATCTATAAAAAACATTGAAATATATAAAGAAAAATTATTGAAAGAATTGAATGTACATCAATTCAAAAAAGAACTCATTGGTAAACAAATAATGAATATTACTAATGTTGGTAAATTTATTGTATTTGAGCTAACTAATGAACTCATTATGATTTCTCATTTAAGAATGGAAGGAAAATACAAATTCTATCTTCAAAAAACTGAACCGGAAAAACATTCGCATATTGTGTTTCAGTTCACTGATAATTGTGAATTACATTATAATGATTCAAGAATGTTTGGTACATTTCATTTAAGAACAAAACAAGATTATTTACTAACTAAACCGTTAAATAAAATTGCCCCGGTTCCTGATTTGGTGGATGTTCAATTTTTATTTAACAAGATTAAAAAATCTTCAGTAGCTATAAAGACTACAATACTAAAACAAGAGTTGATAGCGGGTATTGGAAATATATATGCAGACGAATGTTTATTTGCTTCACGTATTCACCCTTTAACATCCTGCAAAAATATTACAATCGAGCAGTTAAAATCAATACTTTACAACGCCAGTGAAATAATGAATAAAAGTGAAATATTGGGCGGCAGCTCCATTAATTCTTATGAATCCTTAAATAAAAAAACGGGTGAATTTCAAAACTTTTTGCAAGTTCATACACGAGTCAATAAGCCGTGTTATGAATGCCAAACAAATATAAAAAAAATAAAGGTGAATGGTCGAGGCACATATTATTGCCCTCGGTGCCAAGGAGAAAGCAATGGACAATAA
- a CDS encoding L-threonylcarbamoyladenylate synthase: MMKNKFENIHVFTTDTVLGMGCSIKDKKSLELIYDLKQRDCSKKIIILLANIEQLYALENITNEQKNILNKYWPGAVSFIINQQGYRIPDNNSLRNFLLEKGPFYVTSCNVSGHPAIESIEIAKKEFTQLVNFNDFGPMSQDASAVIDLDNNVLLRASKIINKW, from the coding sequence ATGATGAAAAATAAATTTGAAAACATACACGTTTTTACTACAGATACAGTTTTAGGTATGGGTTGTTCAATTAAAGACAAAAAATCCTTAGAGCTGATATACGATTTAAAGCAACGTGATTGCAGTAAAAAAATAATCATTTTGTTAGCAAACATAGAGCAACTATATGCATTGGAGAATATAACCAATGAACAAAAAAATATATTAAATAAATACTGACCAGGAGCAGTGTCTTTTATTATTAACCAACAAGGTTATCGAATTCCTGATAATAATTCATTGAGAAACTTTTTATTAGAAAAAGGACCTTTTTATGTAACTAGTTGCAACGTATCGGGTCATCCTGCTATTGAATCTATTGAAATCGCAAAGAAAGAGTTTACACAATTGGTAAATTTTAATGATTTTGGACCTATGAGTCAGGATGCTAGCGCAGTTATAGACTTGGACAACAACGTTCTTTTACGTGCGTCTAAAATAATAAATAAATGATAA
- a CDS encoding RpiB/LacA/LacB family sugar-phosphate isomerase, producing MKKNNNDKQYTIALASDHAGFQLKDQLCQALTLRGFNVIDLGAKNATDSVSYVDYGFKLAKALNSDSENPVKGIGICGTGLGISYALNRFNHIRAARVTSVEDARLAKLHNDANVLVFGGRQVTLDQALEMFDQWYTTEFEGGRHLNRILSLKEEGSNTTDSCCSIENKA from the coding sequence ATGAAAAAAAATAACAATGATAAACAATATACAATAGCATTGGCTAGTGATCATGCCGGGTTTCAATTAAAAGATCAATTATGTCAAGCACTTACATTAAGGGGATTTAATGTGATTGATTTAGGGGCTAAAAACGCAACTGATAGCGTAAGTTATGTAGACTACGGATTTAAACTTGCGAAAGCACTAAATAGTGATTCAGAAAATCCAGTAAAAGGCATTGGTATTTGTGGAACTGGTTTAGGTATTTCATATGCATTAAATCGTTTCAATCACATTCGAGCAGCGCGTGTAACTTCAGTTGAAGATGCGCGGCTAGCCAAATTACACAACGATGCTAATGTATTAGTTTTTGGCGGTAGACAAGTAACTTTAGATCAAGCCCTAGAAATGTTTGATCAATGATACACCACCGAGTTTGAAGGTGGTAGACATTTAAATAGAATCTTGTCGCTGAAAGAAGAAGGATCGAACACTACTGATTCATGTTGTAGTATTGAAAACAAAGCATAG
- a CDS encoding YitT family protein, whose amino-acid sequence MKPKKLSRKAKVIDLTDINRYNLNCLNIWVKQPKKLFWMFVSAFIFNFGIATFLVKAGTVASGTSSLIQLITYSVEVVRKYFAVLYLLINLPFVIWFWKKNNRQFMLLTLYWLLFQIVSEFFFNGINSNQPYIIRDWLKNDFSIYYIKYSLNGQKEAWTLYPSGTWNGLSNLSINTEVVGKWENWTLIEDVVENGQIKYAKGLSGWVEFAKINPSMNIIQSDVPNLSGTWNGLSNLSINTKVVGKWENWTLIEDIVENGQIKYAKGLRGWTSFAKINPYMNVSKATWPIVIYTLLGGILGGLSAAIAWKHGGSTAGSDVFIYYISKIKKASVGRVGFFISCCFAGFSIINIGILECTGLVNDHPWDMSLFIVRAMSTIVYITVYNLIISLIYPKYKKIRIEIHTQKIDEVSQHLKAINYWHSWNIIDKESGYSGDRGRKIETIALFLEQNEIIKEVKKIDPNAWINILPTLNIHGNFNTQKID is encoded by the coding sequence ATGAAACCAAAAAAATTATCCAGAAAAGCAAAGGTTATTGACTTAACAGACATCAATAGATACAACTTAAATTGTTTAAATATTTGAGTAAAACAACCCAAAAAATTATTTTGAATGTTTGTGTCTGCTTTTATCTTTAACTTTGGAATAGCAACTTTCCTAGTGAAAGCTGGTACTGTAGCATCTGGTACAAGTTCATTAATTCAACTTATAACCTATTCAGTAGAAGTTGTAAGAAAATATTTTGCCGTATTGTATTTACTAATTAATTTACCATTTGTCATTTGATTTTGGAAAAAGAATAATCGACAGTTTATGTTGTTGACATTGTATTGATTATTATTCCAAATTGTATCTGAATTCTTTTTTAATGGTATAAACTCTAATCAACCTTATATAATTCGAGATTGATTGAAAAACGACTTCTCCATTTACTATATTAAATATTCATTAAATGGACAAAAAGAAGCTTGAACATTATATCCAAGTGGTACATGAAATGGATTGAGTAATTTATCGATTAATACTGAAGTTGTTGGTAAATGAGAAAACTGAACTTTAATTGAAGATGTTGTTGAAAACGGACAAATCAAATATGCTAAAGGATTAAGCGGTTGAGTAGAATTTGCAAAAATCAACCCAAGTATGAATATCATTCAATCAGATGTTCCTAACTTAAGCGGGACATGAAATGGATTGAGCAATTTATCAATCAACACTAAAGTTGTTGGTAAATGAGAAAACTGAACTTTAATTGAAGACATTGTTGAAAACGGACAAATCAAATATGCTAAAGGATTAAGAGGTTGAACATCATTTGCCAAAATAAATCCTTACATGAACGTTTCTAAAGCTACTTGACCAATTGTAATATACACGCTATTGGGAGGAATTTTAGGTGGACTAAGTGCTGCAATCGCTTGAAAACACGGCGGTTCAACAGCGGGCAGTGATGTATTTATTTACTACATTTCAAAAATTAAAAAAGCATCAGTGGGTCGTGTTGGATTCTTCATTTCTTGTTGTTTTGCAGGATTTAGTATTATAAACATTGGAATATTAGAGTGTACAGGGTTGGTTAATGATCACCCATGAGATATGAGTTTATTTATTGTTCGTGCTATGTCAACTATTGTTTATATAACGGTTTATAATTTAATCATTTCATTAATTTATCCAAAATATAAAAAAATACGTATTGAAATTCATACTCAAAAAATTGATGAAGTAAGCCAGCATTTAAAAGCTATCAATTATTGACACTCATGAAATATTATCGACAAAGAATCGGGTTACTCTGGAGATCGTGGTAGAAAAATTGAAACTATTGCACTATTCTTGGAACAAAATGAAATAATAAAAGAAGTGAAAAAAATAGATCCAAACGCATGAATCAATATTCTTCCAACATTAAATATTCACGGTAACTTTAATACACAAAAAATAGATTAA
- a CDS encoding YitT family protein translates to MNQNKQQKKIYEKILKISQSEEWKRVYNPYNVNFLNVWKKFPKKLFLIFVSAFIFNIGVATFLSKAAVVATGTSSLAQIFTFTFDIDRYFGYIYVAINIPVIAAFWRKNPRLFMVLTCYWLLFQVLSQLILGEISVINHFLKETVTIYTPEGAKYWDAFSLEKSNGAYYDGQTWPIIVYCIIGGLLDGFAAAIAWKVGGCVAGSNVIVYYISRVKKLSVGKTAFIVAMAFAVFSICVTGTLEIFDKIPSRPWQKTIDINHNNPTTRFIVRLICTVLYIGVYTFVIDRMYPKYKKVKLEIYSSKIESITEHFKKINYHHAHNIYYGVSGFTHLTYGRIETITLFLEKDWVIAQVKAVDPKAWINTMPITEVQGNFDTSFID, encoded by the coding sequence ATGAATCAAAATAAACAACAAAAAAAAATCTATGAAAAAATTCTGAAAATCTCTCAAAGCGAGGAGTGAAAAAGAGTTTACAATCCATACAATGTTAATTTTTTAAATGTATGAAAAAAATTCCCCAAAAAACTGTTTTTAATTTTTGTCAGCGCCTTTATTTTCAATATAGGTGTTGCTACTTTTCTTTCCAAGGCGGCCGTTGTTGCCACGGGTACATCTTCATTAGCTCAGATTTTTACTTTCACCTTTGACATTGATAGATATTTTGGATATATCTATGTAGCAATTAATATCCCAGTTATTGCTGCTTTTTGACGTAAGAATCCACGATTGTTTATGGTATTGACTTGTTATTGACTACTATTTCAAGTATTGAGTCAATTGATACTAGGTGAAATAAGTGTAATTAATCACTTTTTAAAAGAAACAGTAACAATATACACTCCTGAAGGTGCTAAATATTGAGATGCATTCTCTTTAGAAAAAAGTAATGGAGCATATTACGATGGTCAAACGTGACCAATAATTGTTTACTGTATTATCGGAGGATTATTAGACGGATTTGCCGCTGCAATCGCTTGAAAAGTTGGTGGTTGTGTTGCTGGCTCAAACGTTATTGTTTATTACATTTCGAGAGTTAAAAAATTATCAGTAGGTAAAACAGCGTTTATTGTTGCCATGGCTTTTGCTGTCTTTTCTATTTGTGTTACTGGAACATTGGAAATATTTGACAAAATTCCATCGCGTCCTTGACAAAAAACAATTGATATAAATCACAATAACCCTACTACCAGATTTATTGTAAGGTTAATTTGTACTGTTTTATATATTGGTGTATATACATTTGTAATTGATCGAATGTATCCAAAATACAAAAAAGTTAAATTAGAAATATATAGTTCAAAAATTGAAAGTATTACTGAACACTTTAAAAAAATTAATTATCACCATGCCCACAATATTTACTACGGTGTAAGTGGCTTTACACACTTAACATACGGTCGTATTGAAACTATTACTTTATTCCTTGAAAAAGACTGAGTTATTGCGCAAGTGAAAGCGGTTGATCCAAAAGCGTGAATCAACACTATGCCAATAACTGAAGTGCAAGGGAATTTTGACACATCATTTATAGATTAA
- the dnaB gene encoding replicative DNA helicase encodes MKPISNEELNNIINNELPLMGIFLTSPNAYHSVAEMLKTDIFYIPANKILYEAIEYTSVEYPDYNISQIIDYLTTTQNINSIKYTYNGEEFKGIDYLQLLIDNKGIYKDTSSYLQVLIGYAKKRELQRIIDYTLLKIENTKDIGDVINELQLKLIDIDLSDTNVEFEHIKDVAKESLHLMDMRQQLGDSSSLKFGYPQLDALTLGFNPGDLVILAARPSMGKTAFALNIASKVAKQGKSVLFFSLEMSNVQLVERIISSESSVPLSKIKKGEFHLNDRDSIDIASKNMEMWKMFLNDKSSLNISDLLVLARRFNQGKKLDLVIVDYLQLVTDSKSSGDNRQLEVSKISRSLKQLAREIGCPVIALSQLSRKLEQREDKQPMLSDLRESGAIEQDADAVMFLYRPDYYNKKYKGDDAVQTEDDYEQMTVSNYGPTSETIVIVAKNRNGATGATKVYFAPACNYFFENKE; translated from the coding sequence ATGAAACCAATTAGTAATGAAGAACTGAATAATATAATTAATAATGAACTGCCTTTAATGGGTATATTTTTAACATCCCCTAATGCTTATCATTCAGTTGCTGAGATGTTAAAAACAGATATATTTTATATACCCGCAAATAAAATATTGTACGAAGCTATTGAGTATACGAGTGTGGAATATCCTGATTACAATATTTCGCAAATTATTGACTATTTAACAACAACACAAAACATCAATAGCATTAAATATACTTATAACGGGGAAGAGTTTAAAGGCATTGACTATTTACAATTATTGATCGATAACAAAGGTATTTACAAGGATACCAGTTCTTATTTACAAGTATTAATTGGCTATGCTAAAAAAAGAGAGTTACAAAGAATCATTGATTATACATTACTGAAAATTGAAAACACTAAAGACATTGGTGATGTTATTAATGAGTTACAACTTAAATTAATTGACATTGATCTAAGTGATACTAATGTTGAGTTCGAACACATTAAAGATGTAGCTAAAGAAAGTCTTCATTTAATGGATATGCGTCAACAGTTAGGAGATTCAAGTTCATTAAAATTTGGTTACCCTCAATTGGATGCATTAACGCTAGGATTTAATCCGGGGGATTTAGTCATTTTGGCAGCTAGACCTTCTATGGGTAAAACTGCGTTTGCTTTAAATATAGCCTCTAAAGTAGCAAAACAAGGTAAATCAGTATTATTTTTTAGCCTTGAGATGTCTAATGTTCAATTGGTTGAAAGAATTATTTCTTCTGAAAGTAGTGTTCCATTATCAAAAATTAAAAAAGGAGAATTTCACCTTAACGACCGTGACAGTATCGATATAGCATCAAAAAATATGGAAATGTGAAAAATGTTTTTAAATGACAAATCATCATTGAACATATCTGACTTATTAGTACTGGCTCGCCGTTTCAATCAAGGTAAGAAATTGGATTTAGTTATTGTTGACTATTTACAACTAGTCACAGATTCAAAAAGTTCAGGAGATAACAGACAATTGGAAGTATCAAAAATATCGCGTTCCCTAAAACAATTAGCGCGTGAAATTGGTTGTCCAGTTATTGCCCTAAGCCAATTATCACGTAAACTTGAACAACGTGAAGATAAACAGCCAATGCTTTCGGACTTGCGTGAATCAGGAGCTATTGAGCAAGATGCTGACGCGGTTATGTTTTTATATCGTCCAGATTATTACAATAAAAAATACAAAGGGGATGATGCTGTTCAAACTGAAGATGATTATGAACAAATGACTGTCTCTAACTATGGTCCAACTTCAGAAACTATTGTAATTGTTGCAAAAAACCGTAACGGTGCAACTGGAGCCACAAAAGTTTATTTTGCGCCAGCATGTAACTATTTCTTTGAAAATAAAGAATAG
- the rplI gene encoding 50S ribosomal protein L9 gives MKVILIKEYKKHKVNEIIEVNDGFAKNFLIRNGYAQPVNSSTLANREKILEKISENEQHVLEQAQALAAEIEKAHLFFELKVHHDVVHGSITAKAITKEILAKHEIKLPNHSIDKVVLNTIGEHKVLVNLHPKVKPFLKVTIFEAK, from the coding sequence ATGAAAGTGATATTAATTAAAGAATACAAAAAACATAAAGTAAATGAAATCATTGAAGTTAATGATGGATTTGCAAAAAACTTTTTAATAAGAAATGGATATGCACAACCTGTTAATTCATCAACATTAGCAAATCGTGAAAAAATCCTTGAAAAAATTAGTGAAAACGAGCAACACGTTTTAGAACAAGCTCAAGCATTAGCTGCTGAAATCGAAAAAGCACATTTATTTTTTGAGCTTAAGGTACACCATGATGTTGTTCATGGTTCAATAACAGCAAAAGCTATAACAAAAGAAATTTTAGCTAAACACGAAATTAAACTACCAAACCATAGTATTGATAAAGTTGTTTTAAATACAATTGGTGAACATAAAGTGTTAGTTAATTTACACCCAAAAGTTAAACCATTTTTAAAAGTAACAATATTTGAAGCAAAATAG